One part of the Methanobrevibacter sp. genome encodes these proteins:
- a CDS encoding tyrosine-type recombinase/integrase: MKMNDEDMMILQEFYETRRLKKSSIKGYKDVIRIYTLFNDLTLIELLEEARTEEKDRLPWIDRTLKQRLTDFRAYLYDNYSKKTAKIHFSRIRTIYTHFYIEIHKLPEIQSEDLEPPITYNDLPTKSILQKALSISEPMIRALILFMVSSGCAKKEARHLTIQDFIDATSEYHDKTDIHDVLNELKDRDDIVPIFHLYRYKTKKWFYTCCTPEATEAIIHHLVKLLNNHAHLKPDTRIFDINKDYFNNYFKEINTALGLGKVRNYNRFTSHMLRRYHASTLKSEGLDKDTINTLQGKGQNPTDEAYFKVNPSKLKEKYVKYMHCLFVDFDIKEVKPEEVIKLENENAILKEQNKHYQEIVDSIDARIDEKINAAMKNNSDDLEDLFR, translated from the coding sequence ATGAAAATGAATGATGAAGACATGATGATACTCCAAGAATTCTACGAAACACGCCGACTAAAAAAATCATCAATAAAAGGATACAAAGACGTTATAAGAATATACACATTATTCAACGATTTAACCCTAATCGAATTACTTGAAGAAGCAAGAACCGAAGAAAAAGACCGTTTACCATGGATAGACCGTACATTAAAACAAAGATTAACAGACTTCCGAGCATACCTCTACGATAACTACAGTAAAAAAACCGCAAAAATACACTTCAGCAGAATCAGAACAATCTACACACACTTCTATATAGAAATACACAAACTACCTGAAATACAATCAGAAGACCTGGAACCACCAATCACATACAATGATCTGCCAACCAAATCAATATTACAAAAAGCATTAAGCATTAGTGAACCCATGATACGGGCATTAATATTATTCATGGTATCATCAGGCTGTGCTAAAAAAGAAGCCCGTCATTTAACAATACAAGATTTTATTGACGCCACAAGTGAATATCATGATAAAACTGATATACATGATGTTCTTAACGAATTAAAAGACCGTGATGATATAGTGCCAATCTTTCATTTATACAGATATAAAACAAAAAAATGGTTTTATACTTGCTGCACACCTGAAGCAACCGAAGCCATCATACATCACTTAGTTAAGCTGCTTAACAATCATGCACATCTCAAGCCAGATACTCGCATATTTGATATAAATAAAGATTACTTCAACAATTACTTCAAGGAAATCAACACTGCATTAGGATTGGGGAAAGTACGAAACTACAATCGTTTCACCAGTCATATGCTCAGACGATACCACGCAAGCACGCTGAAAAGTGAAGGTTTGGATAAAGATACAATTAATACTTTGCAGGGAAAAGGTCAAAACCCTACTGATGAAGCTTACTTCAAAGTCAACCCTTCCAAATTAAAAGAGAAATATGTCAAGTACATGCATTGTTTATTTGTTGACTTTGATATTAAAGAAGTCAAACCCGAGGAGGTTATCAAGTTAGAAAATGAGAATGCTATTTTGAAGGAACAGAATAAACATTATCAGGAGATTGTTGATAGTATTGATGCTCGTATTGATGAGAAAATTAATGCTGCTATGAAGAATAATAGTGATGATTTGGAGGATTTGTTTAGATGA
- the glp gene encoding gephyrin-like molybdotransferase Glp, producing MGTEFLKIKECDEATDIIQNLFNKHLTQENEEILVSEAYGRILFEDVYSKMDFPPFNKALKDGFAILAEDSFGASEESPNTLDVIDFLEAGSTTDKKVEKGKCIEISTGAAMPEGSESVVMVEYAEKLEDKVNLLTTAVPLQDVARKGSDIEEGKLILKKGDFLNPGKIGVLLSQGFETVDVYKKPSVGVISSGNEITLQGDELEYGKIYDVNGGMIRSAAISCGADAHFLGIMRDNYDEVKQKITDSLKEVDILLCSGGTSAGLGDVLKHVLDELGEVYIHGISVQPGKPTIVGVIDGKLVIGLPGNPVSALMIFNAFVAEPLTKLAGINRDFELKTVKGKMTKRIHSPVGRMQYQLVKVDGEDIRPIFKDSGAIFSLSTADGYVKVPKFVELLDEGEEVEVYLFD from the coding sequence ATGGGAACCGAATTTTTAAAAATTAAAGAATGCGACGAAGCTACTGATATTATTCAAAATTTATTTAATAAGCATTTGACTCAAGAAAATGAAGAAATTCTTGTTAGCGAAGCTTATGGGAGAATTTTATTCGAAGACGTTTATTCTAAAATGGATTTTCCACCTTTTAATAAGGCTTTAAAAGATGGATTTGCAATACTTGCTGAAGATAGTTTTGGCGCATCTGAAGAGTCACCGAATACTTTAGATGTGATTGATTTTTTAGAAGCAGGTTCAACAACAGATAAAAAAGTTGAAAAAGGAAAATGCATTGAGATTAGTACTGGTGCAGCAATGCCTGAAGGCAGTGAATCTGTTGTAATGGTTGAATATGCAGAAAAACTTGAGGATAAGGTTAATTTGTTAACCACTGCTGTGCCTCTGCAGGATGTTGCCCGCAAAGGCTCTGATATTGAAGAAGGAAAATTAATTCTTAAGAAAGGGGATTTCCTAAATCCCGGCAAAATCGGAGTGTTGCTGTCTCAAGGCTTTGAAACTGTTGATGTTTATAAAAAACCTAGTGTGGGAGTAATTTCTTCCGGAAATGAGATTACGCTTCAGGGTGATGAATTAGAATATGGTAAGATTTATGATGTTAATGGAGGAATGATTAGAAGTGCAGCTATTTCCTGCGGTGCAGATGCTCACTTTTTAGGCATCATGAGGGATAATTATGATGAAGTAAAACAAAAGATTACTGATTCATTAAAGGAAGTGGATATTTTACTTTGCTCAGGCGGAACCTCAGCAGGACTGGGGGATGTTTTAAAACATGTTTTGGATGAATTGGGCGAAGTTTATATTCATGGAATTTCAGTCCAGCCGGGCAAACCAACTATTGTTGGTGTGATTGATGGTAAACTGGTAATCGGTCTTCCGGGAAATCCTGTTTCTGCTTTAATGATATTCAATGCATTTGTAGCAGAACCATTAACTAAATTGGCGGGAATTAATAGGGATTTTGAACTTAAAACTGTCAAAGGCAAAATGACTAAAAGAATTCATTCTCCTGTTGGAAGAATGCAATACCAGCTTGTTAAAGTAGATGGTGAGGATATTCGTCCGATTTTCAAGGATTCCGGTGCAATTTTCTCGCTTTCAACTGCAGATGGTTATGTTAAAGTTCCGAAATTTGTTGAACTGTTAGATGAAGGTGAAGAAGTAGAAGTTTATTTATTTGATTAA